One part of the Balneolaceae bacterium genome encodes these proteins:
- the fabG gene encoding 3-oxoacyl-[acyl-carrier-protein] reductase, translating to MINLEGKNCLVTGGSRGIGKSIALTLAKAGANVAITYASSADAAAEVVKEIENEGGKGTSYQADAVKLDRAEEVISDIVDKWGSLHVLVNNAGITRDNLILRMDEKAWDDVITTNLKSVFNYSKAAAKPMMRARGGSIINISSVVGLSGNAGQSNYAASKAGIVGFTKSYAKELASRNIRANVVAPGYILTEMTENLSEKVLETIKEETPLGRAGDPEEVSNVVAFLASDISSYITGEVIRVDGGMAM from the coding sequence ATGATAAATCTGGAAGGAAAAAATTGCCTGGTTACCGGTGGAAGCCGGGGTATTGGTAAATCAATTGCTCTAACACTGGCAAAAGCCGGGGCAAATGTAGCTATTACATATGCAAGTTCGGCTGATGCGGCTGCCGAAGTTGTGAAGGAGATTGAAAATGAAGGTGGAAAGGGAACATCCTATCAAGCCGATGCGGTTAAGCTCGACAGGGCAGAAGAGGTAATTTCTGATATTGTTGATAAATGGGGTTCATTACATGTGTTAGTAAACAATGCCGGAATTACAAGAGATAATCTCATACTCAGAATGGATGAGAAGGCATGGGACGATGTAATCACTACCAATCTGAAAAGTGTATTTAATTACAGTAAAGCAGCTGCAAAACCGATGATGCGGGCAAGAGGCGGATCAATCATAAATATCAGTTCCGTTGTGGGACTGAGCGGAAATGCAGGGCAAAGTAATTATGCCGCATCTAAAGCAGGTATTGTTGGGTTTACAAAATCGTACGCAAAGGAACTTGCAAGCCGTAATATTCGGGCAAATGTTGTTGCCCCTGGTTATATTTTAACCGAAATGACCGAAAATCTCAGTGAAAAAGTATTGGAAACAATTAAAGAGGAAACACCACTTGGACGGGCAGGAGATCCCGAAGAGGTTTCGAATGTGGTTGCTTTTCTCGCGTCAGATATCAGCTCATACATTACTGGAGAAGTAATCCGTGTAGATGGCGGTATGGCTATGTAA
- a CDS encoding acyl carrier protein, which yields MSQDVEAKVKSIIVDKLGVDESEVVAEANFTNDLGADSLDTVELIMEFEKEFDISIPDEDAENIATVGDAIKYIQEKS from the coding sequence ATGTCACAGGACGTTGAAGCTAAAGTAAAATCTATTATTGTTGATAAACTCGGAGTTGATGAGTCTGAAGTTGTTGCAGAGGCGAACTTTACGAATGATCTGGGTGCCGATTCTCTGGACACTGTTGAACTCATCATGGAGTTTGAAAAAGAATTTGATATTAGTATACCTGATGAAGACGCCGAAAATATTGCAACAGTAGGCGATGCTATCAAATACATTCAGGAGAAATCGTAG
- the fabF gene encoding beta-ketoacyl-ACP synthase II yields the protein MTGRRVVITGIGAFTPVGKTAPDFWNGLISGKSGVRTIEHFDTSDLPTKFAGQIDNYDSNDYFDRKEARRLDPVTQYAMISSDEAINDSGIDLEKVNKDRVAVIIGTGIGGMQTFYEQSIELHESGARRVNPFFIPMLIPDMPAGQVSIKYGFRGPNFCAVSACATGSHNIGLAYDSIRYGQSDMALCGGTESPVWRIGVAGFSSMRALSRRNEEPEKASRPFDKERDGFVLSEGSAMFFLESLESALDRGARIYGEIVGYGFSADAHHITAPDPDGNGVLLALNNALDMADIKPEDVDHINMHGTSTPLGDIAETNSIKKVFGDHAYNINLNSTKSMTGHMLGAAGAAESIATLLAIYHSMVPPTINQENPDPECDLNYTPNNAVERDINYALNNAFGFGGHNTTLVFKKFEK from the coding sequence ATGACCGGACGTAGAGTAGTAATCACTGGAATTGGTGCATTCACACCTGTTGGTAAAACCGCTCCTGATTTTTGGAACGGATTAATATCTGGCAAGAGCGGAGTGCGTACAATTGAACATTTCGATACAAGTGATTTGCCCACAAAATTTGCTGGCCAAATAGATAATTACGATTCGAATGATTACTTCGATCGCAAGGAAGCCCGCAGGTTAGATCCGGTTACCCAATATGCAATGATCTCTTCGGATGAAGCGATTAATGACAGCGGCATCGATCTTGAAAAAGTAAACAAAGATCGGGTCGCTGTAATTATCGGTACGGGAATTGGGGGGATGCAAACCTTTTACGAGCAGTCGATAGAACTTCATGAATCGGGTGCCCGCAGGGTCAATCCTTTCTTTATTCCTATGTTAATACCGGATATGCCCGCCGGCCAGGTATCTATAAAATATGGATTTAGAGGCCCAAACTTCTGTGCCGTATCAGCGTGTGCAACAGGTTCTCATAACATAGGTCTCGCATACGACTCTATTCGGTACGGACAATCTGATATGGCTCTCTGCGGGGGCACTGAATCTCCTGTCTGGAGAATTGGTGTTGCCGGGTTTTCATCTATGAGAGCTCTCTCACGACGAAATGAAGAACCCGAAAAAGCTTCCCGGCCTTTCGATAAAGAACGAGACGGTTTTGTTCTGAGTGAAGGATCAGCCATGTTTTTCCTGGAATCCCTGGAATCTGCGCTCGATCGCGGTGCTCGAATTTACGGTGAAATTGTGGGGTATGGTTTTTCTGCGGATGCACACCATATTACCGCTCCCGATCCGGATGGAAACGGAGTGCTGCTTGCATTAAATAATGCACTGGATATGGCCGATATCAAACCGGAAGATGTGGATCACATCAATATGCATGGAACATCCACACCACTTGGTGATATTGCCGAAACCAACTCTATCAAAAAAGTTTTTGGGGATCACGCCTACAATATCAATCTGAATTCAACTAAATCGATGACGGGCCATATGCTTGGAGCTGCCGGTGCTGCAGAATCAATTGCAACACTACTGGCAATCTATCATAGCATGGTTCCTCCCACCATCAATCAGGAAAATCCGGATCCGGAATGTGATCTGAATTACACACCAAATAATGCGGTTGAACGCGATATCAATTATGCATTGAACAATGCATTTGGTTTCGGGGGACATAACACTACACTTGTTTTCAAGAAATTTGAAAAATAA
- the rnc gene encoding ribonuclease III translates to MLYRLKKWLWKDKGPIQSESKERLEKLENTLDLTIPDEYQQLFQKALRHKSIVDNDKFESYETYERLEFLGDAVLDLIVTEILFEKYPKENEGFLTKLRAKIVRGDTLFEISKKLGLSEFLEIGERATGQGIELSKSVLSDVYEALVAAIYISSGYDSAHKFVSSHIDQFINFDKIVKVIDNYKSVLMEYSQSEKLKLPKYQVISEDGPGHDKTFHVAVFIENEKLGEGTGKSKKKAEQAAARDALEVLGQN, encoded by the coding sequence ATGTTATACCGACTCAAAAAATGGTTGTGGAAAGATAAAGGTCCGATACAATCTGAGTCGAAGGAACGTTTAGAAAAACTTGAAAACACGTTAGATCTTACCATTCCTGATGAATATCAACAGCTTTTTCAGAAAGCGTTACGTCATAAATCTATTGTAGATAACGATAAATTCGAGTCTTATGAAACGTATGAGAGACTCGAGTTTTTGGGAGATGCCGTTCTCGATCTGATAGTTACCGAAATTTTATTCGAAAAATATCCCAAAGAAAACGAGGGTTTTTTGACCAAATTGAGGGCAAAAATCGTTCGCGGTGATACTCTGTTTGAGATCTCAAAAAAACTGGGCCTCAGCGAGTTTCTTGAAATTGGAGAAAGAGCCACAGGACAGGGGATAGAACTGTCAAAAAGTGTTCTTTCTGATGTGTATGAAGCCCTTGTCGCAGCAATCTATATTTCCAGTGGATACGACAGCGCTCATAAATTTGTCTCCTCGCATATAGATCAGTTTATCAATTTCGATAAGATTGTAAAGGTCATAGATAACTATAAGAGCGTGTTGATGGAATATTCGCAATCCGAAAAGTTAAAACTTCCAAAATACCAGGTAATTTCGGAAGATGGGCCGGGGCATGATAAAACATTTCATGTGGCAGTTTTCATTGAGAATGAAAAATTGGGAGAGGGAACGGGTAAAAGTAAAAAGAAAGCAGAACAGGCGGCTGCCAGAGATGCATTAGAAGTTTTGGGACAAAATTAA
- the mgtE gene encoding magnesium transporter → MIAHLLKPELDELIQKKEWVTIKEVLDDVPAVDVAELLDDLNPEVAVVIFRLLKKSKAADVFTYLSSTKGVELLETFSRQQLSDVMNNLEPDERVALMEELPGDLTQRVLNSMQPENIAQVRRLLGYPPESVGRLMTTNYVRIKKDWTINRSFEHIRKHGRDAETVNVIYVVDEDETLIDDLRLNQLILAEPDGKITDIMDYTFEALSAFDDQEEAVRMLSKYDRVALPVVDSGGVLAGIVTVDDVLDVAEQETTEDMQLMAGMSALEKSYSETNIFGMVQKRIGWLILLFLGQMFTVTAMAGYEDTLAAAAVLALFIPMIISSGGNSGSQAATLIIRSLSTDDLKLGDWLGVLKRELLSGLLLGSILGVMGTVVISFWMVVRGDPFSFAVFMQALTVGTSLVGVVLFGNLSGSMLPFIMSKLGLDPAVTSAPFVATLVDVTGIIIYFTVAVMLLRGVVL, encoded by the coding sequence ATGATCGCACATTTACTAAAACCGGAACTGGATGAACTCATCCAAAAAAAAGAGTGGGTTACCATCAAAGAGGTACTTGATGATGTGCCCGCTGTGGATGTTGCCGAGCTTTTAGATGACCTGAACCCCGAAGTGGCCGTGGTGATATTCCGCTTATTGAAAAAAAGTAAAGCGGCGGATGTTTTTACATATCTCAGTTCTACAAAAGGCGTAGAGTTACTGGAAACATTTAGCCGTCAACAGCTCAGCGATGTAATGAACAACCTGGAGCCGGATGAGCGCGTTGCTCTGATGGAAGAGCTGCCCGGGGATCTGACACAGCGTGTGCTCAACTCCATGCAGCCGGAAAATATCGCCCAGGTTCGAAGGCTTTTGGGTTACCCTCCGGAGAGTGTAGGTCGGTTGATGACCACGAATTATGTTCGCATTAAAAAAGACTGGACCATCAACCGAAGTTTTGAACATATCCGTAAACATGGAAGAGATGCCGAAACTGTAAATGTTATTTATGTGGTTGATGAGGATGAAACACTGATTGACGATCTTCGCCTGAACCAGCTTATTCTCGCCGAACCGGATGGGAAAATTACAGATATTATGGACTACACATTTGAAGCACTCAGCGCTTTCGATGACCAGGAGGAAGCCGTTCGTATGTTAAGTAAGTATGACAGAGTTGCACTTCCGGTGGTAGATTCAGGCGGGGTCCTTGCCGGTATTGTTACTGTAGATGATGTTTTAGATGTAGCAGAGCAAGAAACGACCGAGGATATGCAGTTGATGGCCGGTATGAGCGCCCTCGAAAAAAGCTATTCTGAAACGAATATATTTGGAATGGTTCAGAAGCGTATCGGTTGGCTTATCTTGTTATTTCTCGGACAGATGTTTACGGTAACGGCAATGGCAGGTTACGAGGATACACTGGCAGCTGCTGCAGTATTAGCTCTGTTTATTCCCATGATTATTTCGAGCGGTGGTAACTCCGGATCACAGGCTGCAACACTGATTATTCGTTCTTTATCAACGGATGATCTGAAGTTGGGAGATTGGCTGGGAGTTTTGAAAAGAGAACTCTTATCCGGCTTGTTACTGGGTAGTATTTTGGGCGTAATGGGCACGGTTGTTATCTCTTTTTGGATGGTAGTACGCGGTGATCCATTTTCGTTTGCAGTGTTTATGCAGGCTCTTACGGTTGGAACAAGCCTTGTTGGAGTTGTTCTTTTTGGAAATTTGAGCGGTTCTATGCTACCGTTTATTATGTCGAAACTGGGATTAGACCCGGCTGTAACATCAGCTCCGTTTGTGGCAACACTTGTCGATGTCACGGGAATAATTATCTACTTTACAGTGGCCGTTATGCTGCTTCGCGGAGTTGTCCTGTGA
- a CDS encoding thymidylate synthase: MKQYLDLVQNVLDHGVWKENRTGVKTLANFAEFYKVDLSKGYPLLTTKKVYFRSVILEMLWYLRGEDHIKWLRDEKDCHIWDAWADEDGYVGPIYPVLWRRFPMAKSKDGDVYKPLGDKQEKDWQYEEFDQVQNAIHMLKTNPNSRRIVVSAWHPGLLGEMGLPPCHLMYIFNVADGKLNCHLTQRSGDIALGIPFNLACYSALTMAVAQEVGLQPGTFAHTIVDAHIYENHIDGLKEQLTRKPKELPTLEIANKPVDELTFEDFTLKNYDPDPGIKFPVAV; encoded by the coding sequence ATGAAACAATATCTCGACCTCGTTCAAAATGTTTTGGATCACGGAGTTTGGAAAGAGAACCGTACCGGTGTTAAAACTCTTGCCAATTTTGCCGAGTTTTACAAAGTAGATCTGTCTAAAGGTTACCCGCTTCTGACCACGAAAAAAGTTTATTTTCGATCAGTGATTCTCGAAATGTTGTGGTATTTGAGAGGTGAAGATCATATTAAATGGTTGAGAGATGAAAAGGACTGCCATATTTGGGATGCCTGGGCCGATGAGGACGGATATGTCGGTCCGATCTATCCGGTGCTCTGGCGTCGTTTCCCAATGGCGAAATCAAAAGATGGGGATGTTTACAAGCCATTGGGAGATAAACAGGAAAAAGACTGGCAGTATGAAGAATTTGATCAGGTTCAAAACGCAATTCACATGCTTAAAACAAATCCCAACAGCCGGCGAATTGTTGTGTCTGCATGGCATCCGGGTTTGCTTGGAGAGATGGGATTACCGCCCTGCCACCTGATGTACATTTTCAACGTAGCAGATGGAAAACTGAATTGTCATCTCACACAACGCTCCGGTGATATCGCCCTCGGAATTCCGTTTAATCTGGCCTGTTATTCGGCGCTGACAATGGCGGTGGCTCAGGAAGTAGGATTGCAACCCGGAACATTTGCTCACACCATTGTGGATGCACATATCTACGAAAATCACATAGATGGTTTAAAAGAACAACTTACCCGCAAGCCCAAAGAACTGCCTACGCTGGAAATTGCCAATAAACCGGTGGATGAACTCACTTTTGAAGATTTCACGCTAAAAAATTACGATCCTGATCCGGGCATTAAATTTCCGGTTGCGGTATGA
- a CDS encoding dihydrofolate reductase, whose protein sequence is MKLSIIVAHDPNLVIGKDGELPWHFSEDLKFFKKTTIGSPILMGRGVFEELNEKPLPGRENVVLSRSKSYDHVPTFSSIEAALDYLSDQEQVFIIGGGEIYKQTIDKVDELITTQVKEKYEGDTYFPEYRDEIGKVWEEIWREDHEKFSFVKFERIG, encoded by the coding sequence ATGAAGTTGTCGATTATTGTAGCTCACGATCCTAATCTTGTCATCGGGAAAGATGGAGAACTGCCGTGGCACTTTAGCGAAGACCTGAAATTTTTTAAAAAAACCACGATCGGTTCTCCCATTTTGATGGGACGCGGAGTTTTTGAGGAACTCAACGAAAAACCATTGCCCGGAAGAGAAAATGTGGTTTTAAGCCGGTCGAAATCTTACGATCATGTGCCAACATTCAGCTCGATTGAAGCGGCACTGGACTATTTATCCGATCAGGAACAGGTGTTCATCATTGGCGGTGGAGAGATCTACAAGCAAACCATTGATAAGGTTGATGAGCTCATCACCACCCAAGTCAAAGAAAAATACGAGGGAGATACATATTTCCCGGAATATCGCGATGAAATTGGTAAAGTTTGGGAAGAAATTTGGAGAGAAGATCATGAGAAGTTTTCTTTTGTGAAGTTTGAGCGAATTGGTTGA